The genomic DNA ACGTTGCAGCCACGTTACGAGAGCACTTTATCGCGTGGGCTCAATGGCAATTTATTTGTTCGCCAAGAGAGGATCCATTCTACGCTGATCAGGACGTATTCGACGACGCGTGTGCGCCGATTGAACTCGCGAGCAAAGCTCTGCATCgggaatttttctttttatattgcgGCCGTGGAAGTCGCGCGATAGCGGCGATGCCATTTTCCGCGAAGCTTCCTCGCACCTTTCTCTTGTGTAATGCATCCAACAAAATGTCGTTGCGCATTGTCGCGCAAGCGAAATCCCGTAACGTCAACCGCTCAACCGTCAGTCGAGGCTTTCGTTCTGTTTCTAAAATGCACCGACGTTTTCGCGACAGATTGCTGCTTGATACTTACGGACTCCATTTGTCTCGTAATCTCAAGTTGCCGCCGTGATTTGGCGCTACGAAACGAAATTTCGGTGTGTTTTTGCGCTTCGACTTCACTTTCCAAAGTGAAGTCAATGATGTTATCGACGAATGTCGTCCTCCAGACGAGAGTTGAAGTAAAACTCCGACGAGAATATCTCACTTCacgctttatttataaagttatcagtttatatatatatatatatatatatatatatatatatatatcttgatctCCATTTAGTGATaagtcttttttaaatatcagatTTTATCGTACTGTATTAGATATATGTTATTCGATGCACATCGAGATGATGGTCAGAAATAATCTTTGGAAGATTTTGGCAAGTTACTGACGACATTAATATCTCCACGTGTTCATTTAATCTGCGATGACCTTGCGCGAATATCTGCGGGACATTAATTTCTCGGTATTTtgcaagtaaaatttatacaatgtttGACATATTAATCTTGATGGAATTTCGTCGACTCTCGACATCGATCGAGGTAAAAAATACACCGAGGTCGTGGCAAACTTTCGCGTGGAATTGTCGTTCTGAATCTAcgataatcatataattataaaaaatatcgatattataaaatataattattaatattttataattattattaatgtaattataaaatataattatgaaatatttgctcTTCCAATTAAGCTTTTTGCACTTTTTTCTCatgcttataaaaatacatataaagtcccaatgtcaaaatttcattaatgagTCATTATGtcaaagtaattatatttttggcccataaaatcttttttcttatttaatcaacattttatataaaactatattacaCCGATTTCTTTGCATTACATAtgcaaaattagaaataaacgtCATCCTTCTTTTtagataaatcttatataatcttatataaatctctGTCCAAGTGAATAAAATCGCTGATAATAAGCAGACGTTCGATCGTCATCCACCTGGAACGTGGAGAATGCGATAGACTTGTAGACCGAATTTTCAAGTTCGCCTTCGGTTACACCGCACAATGGACATTGTACGGAGACCTATATCCCTACCGGCCGTTTAACGTAAATGGCTACATGAGCCGAAACAAAGGGCTTGTCGAACTAACAATAAGCCTATACACGGTTGGCCAAACAGGTGTTTCCTGTCATGGCTCTTCGAATTACGTCACATTATCTGGATGAATTATAGTGTATAGTAATTGTCATCGATCAAAATTGATCATGTTTTTACGATGCGCATCAAATGTTTCCATttcatttacaataattaatgatactgGCGATATGGATcgtgatatgaaaaaataaaatcttacatgattgtcattattatggaaaaatatgactgatataaaaaatatatcatttacttCAAATATAGCACTATActgtaaatatgttattttgaatattaggATAAATGTGAATGcttataattttacgataacaaatcaatatttaaatattagtctTTTATGTCATAAtgtgaaatctttttttcgaaTGCTATTACATtcggaaatttatttcgcgctTTACATTAGTGCGCTAGTCGAGGCTCTGCATGCTACACCCCTAGCTGCTATTTTCACTATCGCCCACGGGTTATTTATAACTGTAACGAATGTACGACAGACACGTTTCGTTGCCGGCGCGCAACTCCTACTTGATGGAAAATACACACCTCAATCTAATTTACAACTGAATATGCGCGTCAGGACGGCCCATTCTAACTTATCAAACTATTTTAGTGCTACTGCCAGTATCACGACTACGCGGATCgcgattattacatattttcttttcacgcGTATGCGAAACTTAATTTCACACGACTCCTGTTCGTTGCAAAACTTTTGTCGTTTAGATTCACAACCGAATCGCGCCCGCACTTGGAGAATTGTAAgtacaaaaaagattatttattgagTCGGAATAGTTTCGTAGATAGCAATTTTCTGTATCGCCGTTTTCCAtgaaataattactatattttgcGCAAACCGTTGAACATTCTTAGGAAAATACGTagatagaatttttctttctctctttttcgtttctctccctctttctctttcattaagCTGATACCTACTTTTTTGAAATGATGatctaaaattctttttgctcTTTATGTAAGGCTGCGaaagataacatttttataaagccattttttaaatcaatgaacaatattattttattcatctataatatatataataatgtattttatcaaatatataatatcctttcatataaataatcttttatataaatatataagtaatcaAGAGTCCCgacatataataatcatatgatTATGACACAGTTATTATCTAGTGTAGGTCAAATGATATATTAGATCTTCTATTAAAGCCCATTAACGATGAGAAAAGCtatcaataacaataatacatatcagatataattataaatattacagaattatgatatatatatcgtattaatTGCCGAATCAAAGAatccattaataataatgcatttctctcgacatatttaaatattatcataataataatacaagaaattcaatgaaatttaataaaacgtgtacaattattatttattacatgttttatttaatcgcaTTATACATTTATCGTTTCATCcgtgaaagttataattataaatgcaacaTCCAATTGCTGCAATTTGCGactgtaatataatgtatcattGTCTCTAAATGATAAACGTAATTAAATTCCCGTTATTTCCAACGTAATTAAACgctcaatataattaaaaagacaatTCTTACAGGCAATTTGCGCGTATTTTAGTATCAGTTCTCGTTATACGCGCATACGtcgtgtaataatttattatttaagcatTAATCACTCGACCGCCTAATTATTTTACTCGCAATTGAATAAATTCGTAATTCGTTATTAACTCGATAAACGCgcgcttttattattattagtcagAAATTTGTACAGACGACTTTTCGGACACTATCGGCCTTCGATTTCCATTGACCGCCTACAATTTTATAACGTATAATCCATGCCACGCATTCATATTCAAATGCGTGGAAaggataatttatatctaccTCTATACATTTTGACGACTTTATCTCTGGCGTTCATTGTTCTCTCTTACAACgcgaattgaattaaaattcatcatCATGGATATTTGCTACTGAATACCTGTGCGAAACGTCATTGCACGGTCCGTTAATTTTGTCGTAGTTGACATCGCGGGCGTCAAATGACACGTTACGAATTATTTGTATAGCACCGATCTATATTAGGGTATACGTAATATGCCAAGATAATACACCCGCACGCTAAACAATCACTATATTGCCgtgttgtaatattttttgccatgaaataataaatctacacttcataataaaatcgagcacagttaattgatgaaattgtatttttttgctgTTTAATTTTGCGCTGTTACGTCATTTGTGATATTTAGTTAGTAAAAGGAGGATCACGATGTTGTAGGGCAATGTAAGGGTTGGTTAATACCTAGCAGGTGGTTAATTGTTTCAGGATTATCGGTCCGTATTAATGCCTATAGGCTGCTTAAGCTGGGAAGATTAGCGATTATTGGCTACATCGTGTATATCAATGACACTGATTACAGACATTTTGGATAACAATGGATTCAAGTACAATTCCTAAAGTGAAAATAGCTCGAGATTTAATCTCGCTGACGTCGTCTTGAGAATTATATTCGTCTTTAATGGTTCTCGAAACATTTAATTCAGCAGATATTGAAATTTGTCTCAAGATTTCTAATAACGGAGAACAGTGGAATATAATATACGGCAATAACactataaatgaataatataaaattgaataaataaatagttatgttgcaaaaaatatttaaattaaaattttacacgagAGAAACAAATGATGCGCCacgaatatatgatttaaataaaaccagTCAtcttatgaaatatgtatttttaaattacatttttattatatatttacattttattatagaattgcATTATCCTTGATCTACTTTGTTTCCCAGGAAGACGTTCGAGTGTCACCGTTAGAAGAACCGGAATTGGAATTTGCGGAACCTAGCGAGTAAGAATTTTTCTGGCTGATAATACAATCCATAtctactttctctctctctctctctctctctctctctcttttattcttttcggaaatacatttaattactaCCTATTTCGTGTACTTTTATTTAACTCACTTTGGCTATTTCGCGGCACATTGACTATAAGTAACAAATTTGTTGCGATGATTGAttcctcttatttttttatgacacaattgaaaaaaaaaaatatagaaaattaatgtttgcTCAAAATCCCCCAAAATGTAATtactatttgtaaaaatataaatcaattatttttccatttttattaataaaatttaatcagaaaaagggagaaactAATCTTTACACGATGaaataaagtagaaaaagaatttatatcatttttcaataataataatctactGATTCTCTAactcacaaattaattaaaatacaccTTGATATCGAACACataggaaatattttatttattattttttttttttataaacgcgTAATTCTCTGGAATccaaaaatctcaaaatagtTTGATGGTTGCCGATCGTGATAATTTTAGTCCAAAGTGTAGGTTGAATGACGCAAATCGGGACCGGTCGAAAAACAGGAAACCTACCGCGTCGGACTTTCCGTCTCTTGTCTACTTTACTTGAGAGGcctttttttcctctatcGATTGTGCAACACGATTTCACACACTAAACCCttgatgtatattttgtaaaaaaagtcgAATCGTGCGTAAAGTTGCACTCTTTGTCCGGTAAAAGCCGTTCCTTTTTTCCGCTATCATGTGTATACCGCGATCCAATTTCCGCTCACTCTACATGAGATCATTGTTTATTTCCGCCAGCGCGTGACagcgaaaaaaattgtaaacgcCGATAAATCTCTGATGCGATTCCGCGGTTTTTGTAACATAAATTTGCACTGTGAAGAAAATCAGATCTCGTTGTTATTTTCCCCTCGGTCGTTTCGCTTTATGTCATTTTTCAAATGCGTACGATGAAACGTATCGGCGGTATCGGCCTGATATTTGTGACAGCCGCGaacatagaattaaaatttaaattagttttttttttttttgtaatgaaataaaatgcaacaaGTCCACTCGTTAAAACCAGAGAATCATATTTGCCTGATAAACGATTGTTGTGAATCATTAAAAGCTTGAttgtaacgataaaatatttttttttggaacaGCAAAACGTGTGTtaccaaaaaataatttctatctcattttagataaaacatataaatactcTTTAGTCTGTCCTCTCATATATAAATCGATCACCTACCTAAACAGAGATAATATTACAGAATTGTGAAAGTGTGCCAAGAATATTTGAATCTATAGAAACCTGACTATTAATGttagataatagatatatgtgcatactatatagatatatttgcataatcatGGTTAATGCAACGCGAAAGCTATCAAagtgggaaagagagagagagagagagagagagagagagagagagagaaacagataGCAGGGGAGGAAACTACCCAATATCCACGACAATAACGCATTTCCTGTTCACGCGAGTGTCAATATCAGCGCCTCCGCACGTTTATTGTTTCCACTCGATTGTGGATCGAAACTTTGACTTTATCTGATACAAAGTAATGAGACAGGGAGGTCGTGCGGTCAATGGAACGCCTCTACGCCGTGCCGTCGGAAAAGCTGCGGGTTTGGATGGTTTGGCTTAACGGCGTCGGCGAGATAGCCGACGAGTGGCACAAATGGCTACGGGTGCACATTGATCTGATTACCGAGCGTCTTCAACCGGGCGCGAACAGCGTCCCGGGGGGCAGCACGAAGATTGAATCCGTCGTAAGTATTGACGCTATTATCGCTAAATCGCGATACCTGAGGGGCGACGTGACTGTCGAATCAACGTTGCGCTTTATGTACACGTTACCTGGATTCTTTTTGTAATGAATAGAACGAGCGATTCTAAGTTAATAGCTTTAAGTCGCACGAATGGTGAGATTGAtgctttaattatgtaaattccTGACGAAGAGATTAGTTGAAAAGGAGTCTAAAGTGGAACGAAATTAATCGGataattcctttttatatCTGAGGAACTTAAAAAAACGCCGAAACTTTAATTCTCAGTATTAAAGACTTATTAAATAACCGAGCGTCTAGCTAAGTTTTagacatattttttccttgGGGAAACTTTATGAGATTAccaaaagaataaattctcctcgtttttcttttcctgaatatattacatatacatctgTTTCGTTTATCTAGTATATTGTTGCGATGTTGATATAGTCAGACAGCTGTGTAATGAGAAAGTCAACgtaatgtaacaatatatgAAAGTTGATCGTATCTCATGTATTGTttaggaaagaaagagacagagaagcCAGATACATCGTGAAATGCCATATTAATACATAGCGCAATGCCTTTTAATCATTTGTATCTTAAAGAATAATGTTTCCGACAGATTTACGCTGATATTTGTTTTCAGTTTTTGGAAATGTATAGCTTGGCAGACAATTAATCATCTTAATACTTGaatcaaaaagtaaaatatattttttcattcagtatatatatatatatatatatatatatatatatatatatatattttttttttgctatgtgtattttcttaagaattatttttatagaatgcaaaaaatgtaatgtaaataattagtaacatgattatgtcataaataatatatttaattaacaaaacgtTTGAAATTTCTAAATCTAACTATCTtaagtaattttcaaatatcacgCAACCATTAACTTATACAATTTCACATTGTAATTTCCTTGAGTTATGGAACAAGGGCTTAAGCATTGAATCATCCAAAGTTTCTATTTATCGTTTCAATAACACTGACCGCTGATATTAGGATTTGCGAAAGAACgttaatataaatctcaatGCGATACTAAATCATAGATTTTATCTTGGTTGTACAGCTTTCTTTCAATGTagacatataataaaagattgagCTTTGCCTCAATTAATCTTTCTCTCGTAGACGCGAGAGATTACCTGTCAAAGTTTCTCTTACGGTTGTCATTATGCATCTCGTGTATATAAATCGCACGATGCTTTTCTTGAAAGCattacatctttattttatacgtgTCCTCTAATTGAACGTTCGTCGCGGTCCTAATCGATGGATGAAAAATTAGcagataattaatcttttcacTAGAAAccacatatttataatcaaaagttacaaatatagttgcaaatattttgaatgtctgtatgtgtgtgtgtgagtgcagcaataaaaaaaaaaaaaaactatcaaCATCAGCGAACTGCAGTAAAATTATGGGAAAAGAAAAACGTAGATACGTTCGCTCGAAAATTTTTGGGTCAGGAAGAAGAACGATATTTGCTACCAATATTTGAAGACGACTTGCAAACAGTACGATATCATGCATTTTCCACAAAATTGCAATATGTTACGTCTTAATATTTACTGAGCCGTATTTTGCGATTTAACGTCTATTCCTTCGAGCGATAACGCAGCGCACAaactttagaaatatttcatttatatatttttttttataaattttcctcCTCCCAGGCTAAAATATGttttgagagaaagaatacGCGCGCGATCAAAAAGAGAACGCGAGCGGCGGAAAATTTTCAAGAGTACCTCGCGAACTGTTTATTCGCCTCGTTTCTTTTCAATTCCGTTATACGAGATTTCATGATCTTAATGCAGGAGTGTTTATCTTTCGTTTCATAGACAAACGCTAAGTCCGAGGAAATCCTTGATAACGCAATACCAacggagaaggaagagagagatgtaTCCTCTGATGCCTTGAACGGTATGCGGAGATACTTGTGCATCTTTATCACTTGTTAAAATCATCGTACGCATATGTGAAATTGGagcaaaacttttaattaaatttttttacgctatataacttttatttaaaatttttttatactatatatcgCTAAAAAAGTAACGAAAccaaatttaaagtaaattcgcgaataataaaatgcgattattgaatgaaaaaaaaattcggtaatatttttgatacataAACGTAATATCTAAAGCCGCATGCATTGTTTCCCACGTTTCGAGTCATTTAAGGCTTTCACGTTATTCCAAACACATTTTACATGGCTTTACAGCAGAGATTTTCAAGCGAGATATTAGCCGCAGTTAATATCACGGGTGggattttatgtatttaacatataatatcaaagtttCGCATTATATAAACTCTATAAAGCCGACTAAAATACAACACAAATGCTTTTAGTACGCGTTTAGTTAAAATTGTGATCGTTattaaaagcattatttttaaaacgagatctttttttagtaagaattctaataaaaatagattccaTATATCGCTTGATCCATGATCCCATCTTACATTCATTTCAATTCCATCTGCACACATCATCCACCACactgcacacacacacacacacacacaccacacacacacacacaccaccacacacacacacacacacacacgcacgcacacacgcacgttATGATTTCAGTCGAGAAAGAAGATTCTTTTATCATCGTTTCAGAAAAGTCGGAAATCATCGAAGACGAAACCACTAACGACATTTCATCTGCCTCAAAAGCACCATTGGAAGAACGAGTCGATGAATCACCGGAAGCGATGGCAAACGAATCGAGCGCGAATCAAGTCTCGTCGACGTCACAAGCTCACAACAATCCGACGACCGACAGCGCTGGTAAATCTCTTCGCGAACGCGTGATATCGCGAGATTATCTCGCGCTACACGTAACGCCAGGGATAAATGATGACCTTTCATAACTGAAAGCAGGGTGACTGAGAAAAGCCAAAGTACATCCGACTCTCTGCTTTTACAGTGCcggcaaattttatttatataaccgGAAAGTGaaacgaatataataatttaacaaagagaaaagagaggctAATCTGAAAAAGTGTCCTTGATAAAGCGAGATGAATTGTAAAAAGTACGTCTCCGtttctataaatttgaaattactcGCTTTAGACTTAAACACATCTTTGCGTGTGATTTTCCGTTTTCGcgatataactttaaaatatttacatacatttccCCTTAAATGAAGAATTATTGCACGGGGCTTGACATAGTTGGAATCGCGCGACTTCATATTCATCAGCTGTTTGCCTACAGATCCGTCAGGGTGGGGCTGTCGTGCTTAATCTGGCGCACCACCTGACGTACGAATTGCACGTGACGTTTCGCGGCGTATTTCATTTTACCTGCGAGTCCGATGTACTGGGGCTGGCGCTGTCTGTACAATAGGATCTTCAGCATTGTCTGCAGGAATATTGGCTTTTGGTTGAAGGAAGGAGGACAGGCGAAGACGGAGAAGAGGAAAGCGCGATGACGGGCGCGAGCGAGACGGCAAAGGAAACCATGCCGGTTTGGCCAATAGGGACAAGTTCGCAGACTCCCTTGACTCGTTGTCCGATCGAGAGGAAAGCGGATCAGATGGAAACGATTCCGGTAACTTTATCCGTAGAAATTGTTCTCCCGCCCGCTCGCACGTAATTCCCGTGCAATCTCTCGGCGTCTTTGCAGAAGGGTGATCGAGGAGCTCCTAAATGACATCACTCACTcggtctttttttttgttccgcGATATGACGCGACGATCCCTCCCGCTACCGTCCTTATTTTTCCCACGCCTTTATTAGATAGATGCAATAAAAGCGCAATCAAAAAGGCAACACGTTACAACCGCGATAAACTGAAACGCATCACAAAATGCGCTCCATCTTTTCAGTAACAACTCGTTGTATATGACTTTGCGCGTATCAAGATctcgcttattattttttatatttctggcACATTTGAaggtttgttaaatttttcactGTAAATGCATTTCAATTTGATCGAAAGACGGTCATGTAATTTGCGCAGAGTTTTAAGATGCCGCAAGAGGAAATGGAAAGGATTGAGTTTCTGAAGAATTTTCCGCATCAAGCCACCTTGTACGGATCTTATTACAAGCATTGGATAGAAACCGCTGATCAAGTAGctatctcataaaatattttcttttaatcttacGATAAGGGATACGTTctgttaattttgattttttattgccCACGGCGCGCTCGCGAATCTCAttatagaaatacaaaaattttctccaaGAGATATCCGATTATATTTCCTTACTCATGCAAAAACGGTAAAGcacaacaaaaaattaataattttcaagaaaatataatattaaataatgttgaataagagaataaaataatataacgcgtgtagaaataaataaaaatcacctGTACTCTCCTTAGCAGCGGTATCTTAATGAACAGAGTGAACCTAAATGTTTCGCccagactttgaaattttgtaggaaatttaatttttaataaaaagtttcctataaacatggatcgaaattcttccttaaaaagttaatgtccaaaaacctctgaaatatttttagttattttatacatttttaataccagaaaaaatatgcgttttttaaaaactaataatgaaataataatggtagagaattaaattatcttttaaatgaaatcaaaatgATTGGAGTACGTTCTATTGGTTTTGAGATAATTGATTTCAAAtgtacgaaaaaatattttttcggctATCGATGGtagagctttttaaaaatacttttcatttatattgttaaggccttaattaatttttaatgtttatcttGTTTGTTAGttgtatcattaaaaaattttacttttttgcattatttaaatcactATAGGAGAACAAAAcacatttttgtacatttgaaactgGTCATCTcaaaacttataaaatgtactataataattttaattttaatcatttgaataattttaaaagataatttaattctttacaatttttgtttcgatactttttgttaaaaacgcatacttttcctgatatttataaaaatacctaAAATAACCGTGATTTCAGAAGTTTTTGGgtgctaactttttaagaaagcatttttcaatCCACGTTTATCCGAAACTTTTCGttccaaattaaatttcctataaaattacaaagtcTGCCTGGAACGTTTAGGCCCACCTTATATGCATAATTGGACCGAAATGTTTCGAAGAAAAGTTATGTTATGTCGATCTTATTACAGTCTTACATATGACATTTCAATTTCATTGTGACATCAGTCTCAAGACactgcattatttattagctCTTACGATTCAGATGAGTTATTACGATAAGTGCGTATCCCGATCCCGCGTGATATCGAACCCTGATACCTTTCGGCGACAGGCCGTAAAGGAAATTGCCGGCAGAACGGTGGTGACCACAGCGGAATTTCGAGCAACAGACGACGTCGAATCGAGGTTGGATGAAGCTACTTTGCAGCCTTCTCAATATTCAATGAAGCAACCCGAAAGCGCCGTCGCTCAACCGATAGAGGAAACGACGACAGCAACGGCGGAAATGCCGATGTTGAGCCAGATTGATTCCCCGACGAAAGATGCGCTTGAGGATTCTGTCAAAGCGACGACAACGTTATCGGATGATCAATCCGAAGTAGTTGAGCCGCCCACGGAGGAGATAGCCGGAATAGAGGCTGAGTCTCCCTCTGCGGAACTGGATGCTGCCGAATCCCCGTCCGCGGAAGTGGATGCCGCCGAATCCCCGTCTGCGGAACTGGATGCCGTCGAATCCCCGTCTGCGGAACCCGATGCCTTGTCCCCGTCTGTGGAACCGGATGTGACCGCGCGCGCGACACCGCAACCGGAAACGACACCCCAGATGTCGCCGACAATGGAGTCTATCGTCTCGAAGCCATCGTCCGAGATTGTTGCCTCGACATTGTCCGTGGTACGTAAACCGTGATCGTTCGTGAAAACAATATTACTCCGAAAACACAGACCGTCGGGAAATGTCTCACAAAGTGTTTACAAACCGCAGTCCACACAGACTTTGATGAAACACGCTGACTATGAACAGGAgtgatgtaaataaaaacatgtttCCGTTTAATGTCACGTGTTATAGGAGTATGGAAAAAAGATCTGTTCTCCGGAATTTTTTCTGTACGAAAGAATAacgaaaatatacaaaaagtaATTGACATACTATtccgcaaaatttaaaaatttctaaaataatacataaattatagagcgcgcaaaagaaaaaaaaaataattctataacgCGGGATGTatgtagattaataattagattacGCGATTGATGTGCAGCAAGATCATCAACCGCGATGAAAATTAcgagaattaatattagatattaaatcgGAAATCAGATCGCGGTGACATTGCAT from Cataglyphis hispanica isolate Lineage 1 chromosome 21, ULB_Chis1_1.0, whole genome shotgun sequence includes the following:
- the LOC126857299 gene encoding uncharacterized protein LOC126857299 isoform X2, coding for MRVRTAHSNLSNYFSATASITTTRIAIITYFLFTRMRNLISHDSCSLQNFCRLDSQPNRARTWRIEDVRVSPLEEPELEFAEPSEEVVRSMERLYAVPSEKLRVWMVWLNGVGEIADEWHKWLRVHIDLITERLQPGANSVPGGSTKIESVTNAKSEEILDNAIPTEKEERDVSSDALNEKSEIIEDETTNDISSASKAPLEERVDESPEAMANESSANQVSSTSQAHNNPTTDSAGRRTGEDGEEESAMTGASETAKETMPVWPIGTSSQTPLTRCPIERKADQMETIPAVKEIAGRTVVTTAEFRATDDVESRLDEATLQPSQYSMKQPESAVAQPIEETTTATAEMPMLSQIDSPTKDALEDSVKATTTLSDDQSEVVEPPTEEIAGIEAESPSAELDAAESPSAEVDAAESPSAELDAVESPSAEPDALSPSVEPDVTARATPQPETTPQMSPTMESIVSKPSSEIVASTLSVEEAVAKREAAEKLIRDMARADENIPYFFYLKAEPDIDIAIRYNDEKVIPPDLDRESISVNRKRLYFNLTDKLGRE
- the LOC126857299 gene encoding fibrous sheath CABYR-binding protein-like isoform X1, whose protein sequence is MRVRTAHSNLSNYFSATASITTTRIAIITYFLFTRMRNLISHDSCSLQNFCRLDSQPNRARTWRIEDVRVSPLEEPELEFAEPSEEVVRSMERLYAVPSEKLRVWMVWLNGVGEIADEWHKWLRVHIDLITERLQPGANSVPGGSTKIESVTNAKSEEILDNAIPTEKEERDVSSDALNEKSEIIEDETTNDISSASKAPLEERVDESPEAMANESSANQVSSTSQAHNNPTTDSAGRRTGEDGEEESAMTGASETAKETMPVWPIGTSSQTPLTRCPIERKADQMETIPSFKMPQEEMERIEFLKNFPHQATLYGSYYKHWIETADQAVKEIAGRTVVTTAEFRATDDVESRLDEATLQPSQYSMKQPESAVAQPIEETTTATAEMPMLSQIDSPTKDALEDSVKATTTLSDDQSEVVEPPTEEIAGIEAESPSAELDAAESPSAEVDAAESPSAELDAVESPSAEPDALSPSVEPDVTARATPQPETTPQMSPTMESIVSKPSSEIVASTLSVEEAVAKREAAEKLIRDMARADENIPYFFYLKAEPDIDIAIRYNDEKVIPPDLDRESISVNRKRLYFNLTDKLGRE
- the LOC126857299 gene encoding fibrous sheath CABYR-binding protein-like isoform X3, yielding MERLYAVPSEKLRVWMVWLNGVGEIADEWHKWLRVHIDLITERLQPGANSVPGGSTKIESVTNAKSEEILDNAIPTEKEERDVSSDALNEKSEIIEDETTNDISSASKAPLEERVDESPEAMANESSANQVSSTSQAHNNPTTDSAGRRTGEDGEEESAMTGASETAKETMPVWPIGTSSQTPLTRCPIERKADQMETIPSFKMPQEEMERIEFLKNFPHQATLYGSYYKHWIETADQAVKEIAGRTVVTTAEFRATDDVESRLDEATLQPSQYSMKQPESAVAQPIEETTTATAEMPMLSQIDSPTKDALEDSVKATTTLSDDQSEVVEPPTEEIAGIEAESPSAELDAAESPSAEVDAAESPSAELDAVESPSAEPDALSPSVEPDVTARATPQPETTPQMSPTMESIVSKPSSEIVASTLSVEEAVAKREAAEKLIRDMARADENIPYFFYLKAEPDIDIAIRYNDEKVIPPDLDRESISVNRKRLYFNLTDKLGRE